The DNA region tcttggatattcatggatactgttttgacacaatatcgtatatcatatgtaaaaaaattgtatgataatcctatgttcatttcatacattattataagatacaatgtttatcaatacaataatataaaatatgatattgcatccaatgatacttacaatatatatcatttaatacaatataatactgtaataaatattgatgcaatatgattttgtaacatataatatgacattgtatcgtgttatacattattgtatttaatcacataatacaatatcataatatctaatataaatacaatatagcattatttgatactatatcatatcacataatacatcacaatattgtaacatatgatattatattgtataatatagtataattttgtattgtatgatattgtatcatatttgatacacaatattgtatcatatgatacaatataatttgataaaacattgtttcatatcatatgatacaatatcatctgatacagtacgatattatatattacaatatcattttatacaaaatcatatcatatgatacaatatcatattatacaatattgtatcatacgaaatgctttaattataatatacaatatcgtatcatatgatacaatatcatatattgcaatataatatgaaacaatatcattcgataaaataatatattatacaatatcatattctacaatattatataataatatacaatactatacataacaatatcataatacaatatcatataataatgtacaaaaaaattgatacaatatcatatcatatcactttttacaatataatgtatgatattacattgtatcatataaaacaatagtgtatcatatcatagaaaactatatcataggaatcatgttaaatcatttaacaacaaacacatctatcaagcaggtttgagtgaggtaggagaatttttagcatccttgataatggagatcaggctctgcatctgaagctacctctgcaattcatttatattatagttaaatcaattatgcaagctattatctataaaacatgtaacctgttccaaaaaactaaacctcatccagcatccgaaacctatggctcagattcagcattcaagcctgtcagatgcatcagtatcatgagATGCATCATCcctgcaagtttggtgatgtaaggaccagtaataactaagatataatcatcagagggcacctgctctaaaaactttaaccagctcttaaaaccttaacctcatccagcatccgaaacctatggctcagattcagcattcatgcctgtcaggtgcatcagtatcgtaagacgcaccatccttgcaagtttggtgaagttaggaccagaaataactaagatatattttttagcatccttgataatggagatcaggctctgcatctgaagctacctctgccattcatttatattatagttagatcatatatgcaagtttgaaatagtgctattacctacatatattaaacatgtgacctgttccaaaaagactaaacctcatccagcatccgaaacctatggctcagattcagcattcaagcctgtcaggtgcatcagtatcataagacacaccatccatgtaagtttggtaaagttaggaccagtaataactaagatatgatcatcagagggcacctgctctaaaaactttaaccagctcttaaaaccttaacctcatccagcatccgaaacctatggctcagattcagcattcaagcctgtcaggtgcatcagtatcataagacgcaccatctatgcaagtttggtgaagtttggaccagtagtaacttagaaatggctatcaaagggcacctgcaacaaaaactttaacctgctcgaaAAACCTAACTTCAtctagcatccgaaacctttggctcagattcagcattcaagcctgtcaggtgcaaaagtatcataagacacaccatccatgcaagtttggtgaagtaaggaccagtagtaagtaagatataatcatcagagggcacctgctccaaaaactttaaccagctctaaaaaccttaacctcatccagcatccgaaacctatggctcagattcagcattcaagcctgtcaggtgcatcagtatcataagacacaccatctatgcaagtttggtgaagtttggaccagtagtaacttagaaatggctatcaaagggcacctgcaacaaaaactttaacctgctccaaacaccttaacctcctccagcatctgaaattcatggcccagattcagcatccaagtctctcaagtccattagtaggtccagatgcatcattcatgcaagtttggtgaagataggacaagtaataagttagatacaggacctgcaacaaaaactttaaccaggtccggacgccgacgccgacgccgagggtatagcataagctccccccgacttcgtctcggtgagctaaaaattggtTGCAATTTATGCAGATTGAAACTTGTAACTTAAGATGACTTAAAGACGAATATACGCAGTCCAGCGTCAACTCAAGATTAGTATATATTGTGTATATTCAGTCTGCCTTACCCATCAATGTTACTtcattaattcaaaacaaatacaGATACATTTTTGGTCACATTTTATTGGCTTGATGTTTACtggaaaaatacattttagcaTATCTTGCAGCTGCTCTCTGGGGGTGTATTTTTGTGAACCAAAATAGTGCTATTGATCCAAGAATCAACATACTGAAAATAAAAGGaaaccaaattaaaaaatgtgacTTAATTCATATCTAAATTCTTAACCGACAAGTAGAAAGGAATATGTACAATATGTaccactatatacatgtacatgtatagtactAGTAAATACACATACAACTATAAAACAATCTTTTTTGATAATTGCTTCTAATGCCGGTACCATACATAGAAATTTTGAAACTTGCTTCaattttgaacaactttaaaaaatttcagtGCTTGTAGGTGAATTAATTATCATTGGCCCAAGTCTAACAGTCACATggactatgtacatgtatgtgcatattCATTGAACCTTCATTTGCCTGTGCAATGTCTCAATGAAAGTAGGACTCTCATTGCTTGGAAATTAAAAATGCGGATAACTAAACCACTTATGATCCATCAATCTTACAAGTTTCAAAATACTAAGCCTTTCTGTAATTTCTTGCACATGACCAAGCAACAAAATTCAACAAGCTATTCTAAACATTTTCATGCAAACATAGCATATGTGATTTATCTAAAAACAACTGGTTAAAGAATTCCCCACACTTACAGCATCAAAATTTCATCCCGTCTTGAGTGGGAATATGCTATTTTTGTTTGTCCACCAATAGGGCCATCTGGGAAAGAACTCACTAGAGAAAGAACCAATTAAAccaataataaaaattatgtatGCATTTGCTGAAAACggatttcttcttctttttttttttagagaaaactAAATCCTGAATATATACCTGCATCAACAAAAACACACTTTGTTCCAAGATATTTTGCAATATCGTCTACATTCAGATAGCTGAAAaacttttcattaaaagaatCTTGACTTGGTCGGAAATCAAaaggatttttctgaagaaaaaaaagaagacagaTATAAGTGTCAGAGAGTAAATATTTAGAATGCATTCACAAGAGAAGCATTGATTACAAAGCTTATCTTGTCCATATTGATTATTGAATCAATGCATTTTCTCTCATGCAGAAGACAAATAAAtagatgttacatgtatctatgaaTTATTTCtgctttatatatacatgtaagaggGTGAAGAAAAACTTTAACCTAGTAGAATGCCGACACCAGTGTCAATGCATATCTTCATTGTTGATGTGAGCTTAAAGGCTTACAAGCCTTGTCATGACATAGAACTATTGCATACAAAACCATTTTATGAAAATCGTATATCTTACATATATtgtgaaaacaataaaaatagctGACCTTTTCTGTGCTTCTCAGCAGACCCAATATTTTCAGAGTCCCTGTAACCTGACCTCCCACTCTCGCCTTGGGGTCCGCCAGTTGTAAGGGCACCCACCCACGGTTGACCAGGACTGTATCCCTGTTCAGcagcataaagaaaaaaaactaataaaatGACAATCATCTATAGCAAAACGCAATTAtctatgaaaaattaaacatgGGACATGCTCCTATAACTTCAACCAAAAGCCAGTGATGagggtacatgtatacattggaAAAGCATGAGCAAACACCAATGgcataccccccacccccacccctacGGTTAGGGGCCCTAGCTACAAATTCAATTACATGCCTTGACAATCTTACCCAGTTTCCTTCAGTTTAAATGGTGTGACAATGTAGACTCCTTTCTGCCATCTACTTCCTTTAGGTGTTAGATGGGGCTGTTGGTTAGCCCTGTACCCAATCACTACTTCACGGTCATGGTCAAACTCTCCCTCCAGCTCCACTCTGGTGAATTCCAAATCTTTTAAGTCTGCTTCATTTTTTCTGTGAACATATTAATATCATAAATGAAAACCTGTATGCATGCAAATGTATTTATTCTGAAAAAATCATACCTGATCTACTTAATGATACAACAGTACAAAGAGATTTAaccataaaaatatttcaagaacagTTTTGCAAATACTAGAAGGTGTAATACCTTGGTAAACATATGCATATCTTATATATGGTAATTCATACTTAGATATACATATACCAAATAAATGGTCTTTAGAGATTTGAATATAATTACCTAAgcaaaaaaacatgttttctcTGGAAGCTAACAAAGTTGTTGCTGTGATAATGTTgtccattttttgttttttgttgttgttgttgttttttttttttttggggggggggatgagaAAACGTCAGACAACAAAAATTGGAGaaggctacattattgcagcatATAATATAAACTCATAATAAAaactattaaataaaaataacagtaATATGTGGAGCTTTTGCTTACCTGCCTGCACATAGCAAAAGCTTACCCAGCAAATTAATTTCCTGCTATAccagtacagtaaaactcggttatagagaagtcctagggaccaattgATTttcttcgttatatccgtaatttgttatatccatattacgaattcgtaataatagctgtagcgaattcactatataaatgttttcttacaccagactataatttttactaattgaggcttagaataaaaatatatgtcttTGAAACCTATAATGATCGGATTGTGAGTcgaaaaatttatatgaaaataaatttattcaaagtATTATGTTAAAAAGTAGTGCAAACTTTATTAAactgaatgaaatttgatataaaagtgttaaattttgttattattaacTTCTATGGGACTAAAATCAGTTTGCTATAtttgtaaattccttatattcgAATTAGTTATAACCGAAAATTTTTTGCAAAGGTTTGTTGAGAATTTTAACGGGAACTCAAAATACTTCACAATATCCAAGAATTTGCTATATCTGTATTCATACTaaatgagttttactgtatacaatAATCATTGTTAATACGTCAgtaaaaatagtttattttttattcaatgtgAGCTCATATTAAAGCTAGctgtttatattgtttatgacgttagattttaatttaaaatactgaaatttggaagaataattttcattaaattagaCAACATAATAGAGAGtataattataaactttttgGAAGAAGGATAAACCATTTCGTTTGTTATACTGTGTGTCTTAACCACAAAAGCACCTACACTTTTGACATCAAGGTAGGCAGAGGAATAGGTTTCTCCTCTTTTTGTAACCTAACTCTGTCTTGAACAGCTTGTGACTTCAGTCTTCTTTTATATTCAACACAAACAAAGGCCACTATCAAGATAGGTAGTGTCTGAAAAAAATCCAGTAAAAAAACCGACAAACATACCAtacttatgaaaatatttttaacgtaccgtatatactcgcctataagtattgttcgcctataagtcggttgccatttttcaagtttattttcaagattttgccattGACCCTCCTATAAGTCGGTAATATTTTCTGGATAATCAGTCTACAGATTGCCGATCAAATAAGCACATTTTATCAAGCATGACTATATtctagtttaaaaaatattggtgtt from Crassostrea angulata isolate pt1a10 chromosome 7, ASM2561291v2, whole genome shotgun sequence includes:
- the LOC128192448 gene encoding surfeit locus protein 1-like translates to MIGFLSSAWPFRGLEKTFCATTTKAISNLEELLKMSSRVISRIINDILLHKCDCGRTIGLRKGYLVKYLKEVNNGLKIPYRHYATGINLKNAPRTKPLVRSRTMVLNTFYTTLPILIVAFVCVEYKRRLKSQAVQDRVRLQKEEKPIPLPTLMSKVKNEADLKDLEFTRVELEGEFDHDREVVIGYRANQQPHLTPKGSRWQKGVYIVTPFKLKETGDTVLVNRGWVPLQLADPKARVGGQVTGTLKILGLLRSTEKKNPFDFRPSQDSFNEKFFSYLNVDDIAKYLGTKCVFVDAVSSFPDGPIGGQTKIAYSHSRRDEILMLMLILGSIALFWFTKIHPQRAAARYAKMYFSSKHQANKM